Sequence from the Castanea sativa cultivar Marrone di Chiusa Pesio chromosome 12, ASM4071231v1 genome:
CCTTAACCTTATCTTTGTAGAGGGGCTGCTGAACATGCTTCAACATTGGCTGCACAGGAGCTTTGATAGCTTCCACAAAGGACCTGTTAGGATGATGCTTTGGAATCTGCTTAGACCTGTACGGTACAAACTTCAATCCACCCAACGCATATTGAGCAGGTTCCAACATCCTTCGTAATTCAATCCCAAAAGTTCTCCATCCTTGTTGTAATTTACCGGCAGGAATAATGATAGTTCGCCACCGCCCACCAACCTTAAGCTCTGTCACTGAAACATACTGCCCAAATGAATTGGACCCCCGTTGCAAGGTGTACGCAGTCGCACCCTCCCTAAGCGTGAAAAATTGCTTAGGACTAACCCCAATCACAATGTGTTCCAAATTCCGCATTATCCAAAGAGCTGCACTCTTGCCCATAAACACCGATTGCATATAATATTTTCCCCGTTCAAAGATCTGAAGGGAGAAAACATTCCCTCCTTCCTCAACCACCAACTGAAACAACTTAGATTCAATAAAGAAACTTCGAAAACCCCAAATACTGATCTTAAAACATAGAAACTAAAACAGAATTTCTGGCTAATTCGAGGTAGCCAGGCCTCACGCTTCCTCCGGAATGAACAAGTTAATCATTGGCCAACGTACAATCTATACCAGTAGAAAACTGGCTGAACCAGCCAAATCCAGATGTGAACCGACTAGAAACCCAATAGATCAGtcttaaatataaattaaagatGTGGTCAGGTTGGTTTTTCTCCAATCCTGATGTTTCAAAAAGTAACAAACTTCAACTGGTTATGTAATcaagagaaaaattgaaatcaagttTTTCCCCATATATTTCCAAAATAAAACTGGGtgtagttttaacttttaaaccaATGTGCATTTCCCACATAATTCAGTATTGCTTGGACCCTATACTAGTTTTATTATGTTTTGGGTATCTATCTTGCAAATTTCTAAGAACATGCTATTATCTtggctgaaaattttgattatggATTGCATTGTAAAGTGTAgactaccccccccccccccctcacaCACACATCATATATCCTTCCTCTCTCTAACATGTTTCTGGTGTAGGAAAAGTGTCCGTTGATGGAAAGGTGGTGAACAAAGCTGGAACACCTGTCTCTGAGAAGGCTGTTGTGCAAATAATGGCTGAAATTCCTAAATATGTATGTAGGTGATTACTCTCCAAAACCAATGCATCATGCATGCttagtacaaaaaaaattatattactagTAGATTTGGtgagaatatatattaatttaagcTCTCTTTCTTTGGATATAGAGCAGGATATAAGCTGGAAGCTGCCATTGAACAGCTAGGCGTCAATGTTGCTGGTAAAGTAGCTCTTGATTCAGGGTTATCCACTGGAGGATTTACTGACTGCTTGCTTCAATATGGAGCATCATTTGTTTATGGGGTTGATGTAGGTTATGGGCAGGTAATGTGAAGttctaattctttctttttgcttaGCGAATTTGTGCTAGACAGCATCTGGACGTGAAGTGCCATTCCTTTTTAGTTTTGGACggtaatacaaaagaaaaaaaaaaatgtaaatggtTCTCTAATTGAAGATGTGATAGGAAATTTGATGGCAATTCTATGCTTATTATGATGCTGAATCTTTCTTGCTGTGATATTTTAGGCCTTTCTAATTAGCACTCTTTAATTGATGATTTTCGTAAGTTAGTTTATTGTAATTCAAAATATCACTAATTAAAATGCAgcattttatttccaaaattgaGGTGCCCATGAGTTACTTCcacttttagaaaattattatatatatttgcataCTAATTTTGTGAAGCTTGGTAAGTAGTTTAAATAGTCagttaactaaaaaaaaattgtaaagaagGAACATCCTTATCTTGCCAAAATCTGCTTTAAATTAGTACGATTTTTGAAGGTGTTGAATGTCTTCAGCACATTATTAATTAGTCTTTGTGGGATCTGTGTATGACTGAATTACTATTATATGCGGTATAGCTTCCTCATCGGTTTTAGACCTTTTGAATTTCAGGTTGTAATTCTTTTGGAGTCTTTTGATACACTTCATGTATATTGAAACTATCttctctttttaataaaaattattttacttacgttagaaaaaaaaatcatcatagcCTTGTGCTATGATGATATCCCTAGAGCTTGATTTTGAGGCTTCTTGTGGATCTTGAAACTTAGATACCAAAagttgatattttattattagctTTAGAGCTTGACTTTCAGGGCTTTTTGGGTCTTATAATGTAACACTAAAAgaattttgtcttttcattaTTCTAGAAATGGTTTGTTGAGAAACACTTGCCCAGTCAAAGTTTGTAAGAGGGACTAAAGGGTTGAATTTGATTTTGGGACTAAAATGTTTGATTTTCACATAAGATGACTAAATTAGCCTTTTAGTTTTCCATCAGCAATCACATCCTCTAAAGGAAAATTTATATAACCTCTGGtcttaaataaatatataaaaatttaaattgcttATTGTAGAAATTGAATagaacttatacattttttgataagtgaatAGAACTTATACTTAATAGGTTGTTAGAGCAGCTTctgttttattttcatttttatgccagattttttttttttattagggcAGATTCAATTTTTCGacatttacccaaaaattattaatatgatGATCCTCCCTTGTCCACTTTTTTATAAGAACTGTTGATCATTAATGGTTCTATCAGTAATCACTTCTGACTTCTTTAGGTGGCTGACAAAATTCGTCGAGATGAACGTGTTTGTGTGATAGAAAGGACAAATCTAAGATACCTTTCGGAACTCCCCCAAAAGGTTGATTTGGTGACTCTAGATCTTTCATTCATCTCAATTCTCTTGGTAAGCTTTCAAATAGTGGTAGAAAATGTAGTGGTCAGatgttttaaagaattttttgacCGGCTGCTTTCAACCCATCCTTTTGAAGTATTAAGTGGTAGTGTGGTTATgaggtttctttttctttcttttttatttccaataaatagtttttttgatTCCAAGGGGAGATTTGAACTAGTATCCGCTTCATGAGGTGTGGTTCCCAGCCAATTATGCTACCCCTTGGGTTGATTATGATTCttctccttttcctttcttGGACTTTTGTCAATTCAAAGATTGAACTTTAGAGGCCTATTTTATTTAGAGCATGTTTTGTTGGAGTGATGTTAGGAAGGATgaaaaagagaggagagaggggaagaaagaaaagtttaTTCTCTTGTTTGCTAGGAGagaagagaggatggaaaatgggGTGGGGTTATTATCTTCCCTAGCCCACAATTTTAATCTATTCAAATTGATAGGAATGATGAGAGGAAAATATCTGGCTaatgttaaaaaatttctttttatataatagGGATTTAAAAGTAAATTGTTACAAATCACTATCTCTTTCCTCTCATTTTCCTTTCctaacaaacaaagaaagatacCCTAATTTTCCATTCTCCCATTTTTCAATCCTTCCTATCCTTTCCACCCTTTCACTTCTTCATCCTCCCTACTAAACAGGCCCTAAGGCATCAGAGGTGTTCCACTTCTATACTTATTTACATGTATCACCCCTTCTCTTGATGCTTTAAATCATTACTCCTTTCTTGTACCcttttccataaaataaaatgatatttgaaAAAGATTGCACTAGTTATATGTATCACatacttgtttttcttttccaccagacacacacacacacacacacaatgttGACAATTGCATTTCTAATATTTTGGttctttattcattttctcCTTAAACTTTTAGATCTTTATATGTTATGTACATTTTGAGCAGGTCATGCCTGCTGTAATCAATGTGATGAAGGAAGAGGCGAGCTTAGTTACCTTGGTTAAGCCTCAATTTGAAGCTCGAAGATCACAAGTAAGAAACTCTTATTGTTGTGTATATTTTAATCTTTCAGGCAGTCTCCCTGCACAGGTTTCTATTCCCTGCAGTGATATGAAgctaattcaaaatatttttctaatggTTCACATTGACAtagtttttaccatttttctgTCCTGCATTTTCACCCCAGTCTAGTATAAGTACCGGGAGCTGTGTCGAATTTGATGAAACAGATCTTGCTTAGTGTACAAATTCTATGAAACAGATCTTGCTTTGTGTACAAATTCTTTAACAAAGGCAAAGatctctttttagtttttcgGCTTGAGACTTAGCTGATTCTTGACATGCTTAACCTAAATTATGAATTAGTGAAGAATTATGCAAGTTTACACACTTAATTTTGTAACTGGTTGAGGGTTGTGATTGTGGGGCAAGCACATGGACATTATGTTGCTAAATAGAATGCTATTCAGCATcagcattgattttttttccttatccgTTAGTAAATTAATTACAAGGCGCCAAGATGATGTTACATGGCACAAGAGTATGTGAGAAAAGTGTTCCAgggaaaattttttctt
This genomic interval carries:
- the LOC142619934 gene encoding uncharacterized protein LOC142619934; the protein is MAPQLLKLPIASISRLLHTTPSLSFLSLSKSPKLSVRWVKAQIHSPFRSYAVASSGKLQPPKKKRRLDEICLERFQQYSRTFIQSWILQGKVSVDGKVVNKAGTPVSEKAVVQIMAEIPKYVCRAGYKLEAAIEQLGVNVAGKVALDSGLSTGGFTDCLLQYGASFVYGVDVGYGQVADKIRRDERVCVIERTNLRYLSELPQKVDLVTLDLSFISILLVMPAVINVMKEEASLVTLVKPQFEARRSQVGSGGIVRDPMVHQEVLEKIIKGVENFGFCSSGWIESPLKGAEGNTEFLVYFSRTAERNAN